The following proteins are co-located in the Gorilla gorilla gorilla isolate KB3781 chromosome 18, NHGRI_mGorGor1-v2.1_pri, whole genome shotgun sequence genome:
- the SDR42E1 gene encoding short-chain dehydrogenase/reductase family 42E member 1 isoform X2, translated as MHSEGLRMSQEDLDQPHLDCLGCALNQKGVHVILFDISSPAQTIPEGIQFIQGDIRHLSDVEKAFQDADVTCVFHIASYGMSGREQLNRNLIEEVNVRGTDNVLQVCQRRRVPRLVYTSTFNVIFGGQVIRNGDESLPYLPLHLHPDHYSRTKSIAEQKVLEANATPLDRGDGVLRTCALRPAGIYGPGEQRHLPRIVSYIEKGLFKFVYGDPRSLVEFVHVDNLVQAHILASEALRADKGHIASGQPYFISDGRPVNNFEFFRPLVEGLGYTFPSTRLPLTLVYCFAFLTEMVHFILGRLYNFQPFLTRTEVYKTGVTHYFSLEKAKKELGYKAQPFDLQEAVEWFKAHGHGRSSGSRDSECFVWDGLLVFLLIAAVLMWLPSSVILSL; from the exons ATGCATAGTGAGGGGCTCAGGATGAGCCAAGAAGACTTGGATCAGCCCCACCTTGACTG cCTGGGCTGTGCCCTGAACCAAAAGGGAGTCCATGTGATTCTGTTTGACATCAGCAGCCCTGCTCAAACCATTCCAGAAGGAATCCAGTTTATACAAGGAGACATCCGCCACCTGTCTGACGTAGAGAAAGCCTTCCAGGATGCAGACGTCACTTGTGTGTTCCATATTGCCTCTTATGGTATGTCAGGGCGGGAGCAACTCAATCGAAACCTGATCGAAGAAGTCAACGTCAGGGGCACAGACAACGTCCTCCAGGTTTGCCAAAGGAGAAGGGTGCCCAGGTTAGTTTACACCAGCACTTTCAATGTCATCTTTGGAGGTCAAGTTATCAGAAATGGGGATGAATCTCTGCCCTACCTGCCTCTTCACCTCCACCCTGATCACTACTCTCGGACAAAGTCAATTGCAGAGCAGAAGGTGCTGGAGGCGAATGCTACACCCCTGGACAGAGGCGACGGTGTCTTAAGAACCTGCGCTCTGAGGCCAGCTGGCATCTATGGGCCTGGAGAACAAAGACACCTTCCCAGAATAGTCAGCTACATCGAGAAGGGTCTGTTCAAGTTTGTCTACGGGGACCCCAGGAGCCTGGTTGAGTTTGTCCACGTGGATAACTTGGTGCAGGCTCACATTCTGGCCTCAGAAGCCCTGAGAGCTGACAAGGGCCATATTGCCTCTGGGCAGCCCTACTTCATCTCAGATGGCAGACCCGTGAACAACTTTGAGTTCTTCCGGCCTCTGGTTGAGGGCCTGGGCTACACATTCCCGTCTACCCGCCTGCCATTGACCTTGGTCTACTGCTTTGCTTTTCTAACAGAGATGGTTCACTTCATTTTGGGTCGACTCTACAACTTCCAGCCCTTCCTCACTCGCACTGAAGTTTACAAAACTGGTGTCACACATTATTTTAGCTTAGAGAAAGCCAAGAAAGAGCTAGGTTATAAGGCTCAGCCATTTGACCTCCAGGAAGCAGTGGAATGGTTTAAAGCCCATGGTCATGGCAGAAGTTCTGGAAGTCGTGACTCGGAGTGTTTTGTTTGGGATGGGCTATTGGTCTTCCTCCTGATTGCAGCAGTTCTCATGTGGCTGCCTTCTTCTGTGATTCTGTCACTGTGA
- the SDR42E1 gene encoding short-chain dehydrogenase/reductase family 42E member 1 isoform X1 → MDPKRSQKETVLITGGSGYFGFRLGCALNQKGVHVILFDISSPAQTIPEGIQFIQGDIRHLSDVEKAFQDADVTCVFHIASYGMSGREQLNRNLIEEVNVRGTDNVLQVCQRRRVPRLVYTSTFNVIFGGQVIRNGDESLPYLPLHLHPDHYSRTKSIAEQKVLEANATPLDRGDGVLRTCALRPAGIYGPGEQRHLPRIVSYIEKGLFKFVYGDPRSLVEFVHVDNLVQAHILASEALRADKGHIASGQPYFISDGRPVNNFEFFRPLVEGLGYTFPSTRLPLTLVYCFAFLTEMVHFILGRLYNFQPFLTRTEVYKTGVTHYFSLEKAKKELGYKAQPFDLQEAVEWFKAHGHGRSSGSRDSECFVWDGLLVFLLIAAVLMWLPSSVILSL, encoded by the exons ATGGACCCCAAAAGATCTCAAAAGGAAACTGTCCTCATTACAGGAGGAAGTGGCTATTTTGGTTTTCG cCTGGGCTGTGCCCTGAACCAAAAGGGAGTCCATGTGATTCTGTTTGACATCAGCAGCCCTGCTCAAACCATTCCAGAAGGAATCCAGTTTATACAAGGAGACATCCGCCACCTGTCTGACGTAGAGAAAGCCTTCCAGGATGCAGACGTCACTTGTGTGTTCCATATTGCCTCTTATGGTATGTCAGGGCGGGAGCAACTCAATCGAAACCTGATCGAAGAAGTCAACGTCAGGGGCACAGACAACGTCCTCCAGGTTTGCCAAAGGAGAAGGGTGCCCAGGTTAGTTTACACCAGCACTTTCAATGTCATCTTTGGAGGTCAAGTTATCAGAAATGGGGATGAATCTCTGCCCTACCTGCCTCTTCACCTCCACCCTGATCACTACTCTCGGACAAAGTCAATTGCAGAGCAGAAGGTGCTGGAGGCGAATGCTACACCCCTGGACAGAGGCGACGGTGTCTTAAGAACCTGCGCTCTGAGGCCAGCTGGCATCTATGGGCCTGGAGAACAAAGACACCTTCCCAGAATAGTCAGCTACATCGAGAAGGGTCTGTTCAAGTTTGTCTACGGGGACCCCAGGAGCCTGGTTGAGTTTGTCCACGTGGATAACTTGGTGCAGGCTCACATTCTGGCCTCAGAAGCCCTGAGAGCTGACAAGGGCCATATTGCCTCTGGGCAGCCCTACTTCATCTCAGATGGCAGACCCGTGAACAACTTTGAGTTCTTCCGGCCTCTGGTTGAGGGCCTGGGCTACACATTCCCGTCTACCCGCCTGCCATTGACCTTGGTCTACTGCTTTGCTTTTCTAACAGAGATGGTTCACTTCATTTTGGGTCGACTCTACAACTTCCAGCCCTTCCTCACTCGCACTGAAGTTTACAAAACTGGTGTCACACATTATTTTAGCTTAGAGAAAGCCAAGAAAGAGCTAGGTTATAAGGCTCAGCCATTTGACCTCCAGGAAGCAGTGGAATGGTTTAAAGCCCATGGTCATGGCAGAAGTTCTGGAAGTCGTGACTCGGAGTGTTTTGTTTGGGATGGGCTATTGGTCTTCCTCCTGATTGCAGCAGTTCTCATGTGGCTGCCTTCTTCTGTGATTCTGTCACTGTGA